A stretch of the Bacillus sp. B-jedd genome encodes the following:
- the pglZ gene encoding BREX-1 system phosphatase PglZ type A, translating into MSQIESALQDIFNEPLKDGELRKIVFWVDKDEEFIEEIEQLTIAGVKVQTLSDNNQFYMKHLLEEEDPTSSYLIYTNVELGVEDNWLADTVLYSKTFFADRVSLLLSELHIDPSLRATVKKHERFFNNKERFRKFKAFGIESYTEETIELAIMSVLCNVKTPDFEAVLKTVLMDTLDDNDNKYLSLMERFFELDVFWAYVANHYGYERETKTLKTLFIHLTVTAFNHSVSENYLMAVQDFIAERNKANALVFIDHWMHHKTDYTVFDEYAEMVEQEIQLSGLLQTVPIDEFKQADTFPYIDKAIIIHIANSLMEKLEDYEEYTKLIKLRRAKHYYEKYASVYEALYYTVKMHEFHKEHQQGIPQGRAIDLFDAYRKEYHVMDTYYRKFYVAYDEESNHELLKKLKELVEHLYTNWFMGELSSHWSQAVKAEMTEEWSLPGVQNQQAFYSSIVAPHIRNGDRVFVIISDAMRYEVGVELAERLNSETMGVCDMQTMLGVVPSVTKLGMASLLPHRSLDFDENGRVLVDGKDSAGLENRKKIIESFVEESIAVHFQEVLAMNKAGRRETFKGKKLVYLYHDTIDAMGDKASTEIYTFNAVETALNQLYDLVKIIRDDLSGTNIYITADHGFLYQRDALEESDKIGNEIVDAVEVKRRYVLSKDKRDVSGQLTIDLSSVVKNKHQFTAYVPNGTIRNRMQGTGVNFVHGGASLQEVVVPLVAFKNKRAGQRGSQVIQKVDVRLTSTTRKITNSIFNLDFFQTEKVEDKMIPRTVVIYMADAEGNVLSNEETIIGDRSFDNPADRTFKLQFVLKSISYDRNKMYYLMIKDTETGVVTEKVPFSINLGIVSDFDF; encoded by the coding sequence ATGAGTCAAATTGAATCCGCATTACAAGATATTTTCAACGAACCCCTAAAAGACGGAGAACTGCGAAAAATTGTGTTCTGGGTGGACAAGGACGAAGAATTTATTGAAGAAATTGAGCAATTGACGATTGCTGGTGTTAAAGTCCAAACATTATCGGATAACAACCAATTCTACATGAAGCATTTATTAGAGGAAGAAGATCCGACTTCTTCTTATTTAATCTATACGAATGTGGAGTTAGGTGTAGAGGACAACTGGCTGGCGGATACGGTGTTGTATTCGAAGACGTTTTTTGCAGATCGGGTGTCTCTTCTATTGAGTGAGCTTCACATTGACCCATCACTTAGAGCGACCGTTAAAAAGCATGAACGATTCTTTAATAACAAAGAACGATTCCGCAAATTCAAGGCATTTGGCATCGAATCTTATACAGAAGAAACGATCGAACTGGCGATCATGAGTGTTCTTTGCAACGTGAAGACTCCTGATTTTGAAGCGGTGTTAAAAACGGTGCTAATGGATACGCTGGATGATAACGACAACAAGTATTTGTCGCTAATGGAGCGATTCTTTGAACTTGACGTGTTTTGGGCATATGTGGCGAATCATTACGGCTACGAGCGTGAAACGAAGACGTTGAAGACGCTGTTCATTCATTTAACGGTGACAGCGTTCAATCATTCCGTGAGCGAAAATTATTTGATGGCAGTGCAAGATTTTATTGCCGAACGAAACAAAGCGAATGCATTGGTATTCATCGACCATTGGATGCACCACAAAACGGATTACACAGTTTTTGATGAATATGCCGAAATGGTTGAACAAGAAATCCAGTTGTCGGGCCTATTGCAAACTGTTCCGATTGATGAATTCAAGCAGGCGGATACATTCCCGTATATCGACAAGGCAATCATCATTCATATTGCTAATAGCTTGATGGAGAAGCTGGAAGATTATGAGGAATACACAAAGCTCATTAAGCTGAGACGAGCGAAGCATTATTACGAAAAATATGCATCCGTATACGAAGCCCTCTATTATACGGTGAAGATGCATGAATTCCATAAAGAACATCAGCAAGGCATTCCACAGGGTCGGGCAATCGACCTGTTTGATGCGTATCGTAAAGAATATCACGTCATGGATACATACTACCGCAAGTTTTACGTTGCGTACGATGAAGAAAGCAACCACGAATTATTGAAAAAGCTGAAAGAGCTTGTGGAACATCTGTATACGAATTGGTTTATGGGAGAGTTGAGTTCGCATTGGTCACAAGCGGTGAAAGCGGAAATGACCGAAGAATGGTCGCTTCCTGGCGTACAAAATCAGCAAGCGTTTTATTCATCCATTGTCGCACCGCATATTCGTAATGGCGATCGTGTCTTTGTCATCATTTCGGATGCGATGAGATATGAAGTGGGTGTTGAACTTGCAGAACGGTTGAACTCTGAAACGATGGGTGTCTGTGACATGCAGACGATGCTTGGGGTTGTGCCATCTGTCACTAAGCTTGGAATGGCCTCATTGCTTCCACATAGAAGTCTTGATTTTGACGAAAACGGCCGTGTACTTGTCGACGGTAAAGATTCAGCGGGACTTGAAAATCGTAAGAAAATTATTGAGTCCTTTGTTGAAGAGAGCATTGCCGTTCATTTCCAAGAAGTGTTGGCAATGAATAAGGCAGGAAGACGTGAAACGTTTAAAGGGAAGAAATTGGTTTATCTCTATCATGATACGATTGATGCAATGGGCGACAAAGCTTCAACGGAAATTTACACATTTAATGCAGTGGAGACAGCGTTAAATCAGTTGTACGATTTGGTGAAAATCATTCGGGATGATTTAAGTGGAACGAACATTTATATTACTGCTGATCATGGCTTCCTCTATCAGCGAGATGCACTGGAAGAGAGCGATAAGATTGGCAATGAAATAGTTGATGCGGTTGAAGTGAAGCGTCGTTATGTACTTTCAAAAGATAAACGTGATGTTTCGGGACAACTGACAATAGACCTCTCTTCCGTTGTGAAAAATAAACATCAGTTTACTGCCTATGTACCGAATGGTACGATTCGTAATCGAATGCAAGGTACTGGCGTGAACTTTGTGCATGGTGGGGCAAGTTTGCAGGAAGTTGTTGTTCCGTTAGTTGCCTTTAAAAACAAACGGGCAGGACAAAGAGGTTCCCAAGTCATCCAAAAGGTTGATGTTAGGCTCACAAGTACAACACGCAAAATTACGAATAGCATATTCAACTTGGATTTCTTCCAAACCGAAAAAGTGGAAGACAAGATGATCCCTCGAACAGTTGTCATTTACATGGCTGATGCAGAAGGGAATGTTTTATCAAATGAAGAAACAATTATCGGTGATCGTTCGTTTGATAATCCTGCCGATCGGACTTTTAAGTTACAATTTGTACTGAAAAGTATTTCGTATGATCGTAACAAGATGTATTACTTAATGATAAAAGATACGGAAACGGGCGTTGTGACTGAAAAAGTACCGTTTTCCATCAATTTAGGAATCGTGAGTGATTTTGATTTTTAA